TTGATGTCGCGGTGGATGACGCCCTGCGTGTGCAGGACCGACAGGGCCTTCAGGACGGACAGACACACGGCCGCGATCTGTTCCTCGTTCATCCTGGACGACGAcagttgtttttaacaaaatcaATCAAGTGGCAAGAACATAACAGGACGGTCAAGCACGATTCAAAAGCATACTGCCCTCTAGGTTGAACGCAATCACAATACTTGTTGCCCATTTCTTCATTCCGATTCTACAGTATAAATTCTGCCTTCACTTGCGTGGTGAACCGGATAGAAATGAAATTGATTCTTGTGAAGTCCTCAGCTCTCACCTGGTGTGCGTAACAATGTCCGTGAGCGCACCTCCCTCCAAAAACTCCATGACCACCCAGAGCTCGTCACCCACCAGGTAGCTGTTGTACATCTCCACCACGTTCTCATGGTGGTAGTCACGCATGATAACCACCTGAAATTGACACACAAAGAAAGAGAAGGTGAAGAGACGCAGACGAcggaaaaatgaaatgaattcatTTGTCTCCACAGAATTCAACACAGAACCCGTCTTTACATGaataaggattttattttaattgttgcacgatgaatattttatttttattgatactgtgatattaaattaaaaatgaatttgaaaaacaaaaaaatctcaaaaacacttttttttccccacttgagAATTTTATGAAGGACCATTCCCGcgagtaaaagtattttttatttttttcccccacatcagACTtccacgttcctttttttttgtttgctacaaaatgtgaaaaaaaaaagtgaatgtctGCGAATATGTTCCGGATGTTACCTCATTGAAGAGCAGCTCTCTGCGCTGTTGCTTCCTCAGGTCCATCTTCTTCACCGCGACCAGCTTTCCCGTCGTCTTGACCGTGGCGATGCAAACGATGCCCGTGGACCCCTCTCCGATCTTAATGTAGTGGTCCAAGTAGGTCCGCGGGTCGCCGGGATCCACCACCATCTGCAGAGCGGTCCGGAACTGCTCGTGGGACACCCTCTGCGGCTCTCGCTGCGGGGAACGGGCATCGGGCGGTGGCGGCAGGCCGGAGGGGCCCGGCGGGCGTGGGGCCGGTACATTGGGGTGAGGGGTGTGCGGGTGCCGGCCTGCCTCGGCCGTCAGGCTTGGATGCGACGAGGTGTGGTGAGGGTGCGGGTGGCCGACGGGGGGCTTGGAGCCGGAAGACCCTCGGAGGGGGACGGAGGGGCCGTTTTGAGAGGGGGACTCGTGGGGACGCACCTGCTGGAAGGACAAAGATTGTCACAAACGTGAGGAAATAAAAGCACGGATCACGTTCCGATGATGTCCTGTCATGCTTACCGGCCCAGTGGGGCCGCGTCCCCCGTCGCTCTCTGCCCGGGGATACGTGTTGAACGGCCGCGTCGTCTGCTGCGTGGTCTTCATCACGCCGTCGGTCACCGGTAGGTTAGGTGTGCGCATGTTGGGCCCCGAGAGGGGCCTCTTTTCCCGGGGGGACTGGGGGCTGCCATCCCGCACCTGATAGCTGGACTTTGGCCTGTGTTCACCATGTGGATCGCGGCGGACAACCTGATCCTAACGTGAGCCAGTGTCAACATCAGGAAAATATTACATGggagaaaaaattgaaaatatcaGAAAAATCGAAACATATTTGTGAAATGACTTTGTGACTTTTTCTAGAAAAACAGAGGGAAAActttaaaatattgaaaaatattgggaaaaaacgtcaacaaatagaagaaaataCGAAATGTTAGAAAAACTTGAGGAGAATCAAAAATAtttagccaaaaacatattaaactaaaaataatgcaaatttaCTACTCCTCTAGTTTCCCAATGGCCTAAtgaaatattaaaagaaaaaaatgtaacagaCAAAAATACACTAATATTAGAAAAAACATTAGACAAGAATGAAAAGTATTTGAAAAATGCTTAAACATAATCTGatattagggggaaaaaaagaattgggcaaaaacaacaacacaaaatgacaagggGTCAGGTGTGGCGTGTGTCTCTCTCTCGGGTCGAACCTGGTTCTGGTCCCGATGCGGTCTGTCTCTGTGAGGAGGTGGTGGCGGAGGACCGGAACCCGGTCTGTCTCTGTGTCCCCGGCCTGGTTCTTGGCCTCGGGGCTGTTGCTGAGGCCGAGGGTGGATCCCATCTTCCCGCTGAGAGCCTCGCTGATTGTGGCGGGGGTCACCTATGCCCGGGTGGTCTGACCCGAGGCGCtctctataaaaaataaatcaataaaaatacacaagtgcTCTCCTAGGAttctttgatgtttttttatAATTCAATTTGTGGACTGGAATCCAGTGGTCCTGTTCACTGGTGCCATAAAATGGCAAACAGTAGGGCTGAATgatttggatttgttttccccccacaatattATAATTGCGACTCAATATgtgattttctttccaaaatCCTTCAATTTTTGCCTTGTGTGGCTCACTTGTCTGTTTGCTGGGGCTGTCGTTGGTAGGGTTCTCCGTTCTCCTGGCGAGGATGCACGGGGGGGCTGCTCCGTCGCAGTGAGTTGGAGCGAGTCACCGACATGGTATCAAACTCCTCCAGAAGCCAAGTGAGCGAGCCGTCCGCCCCCAGCTTAGTGCCACGCACGATGGTCTAAAGACAAACAAGAATTAAACATTGATGAGCCGTGTAGAAACGGGGTCTTCTGTTTATACGGGTCCCGATATACAAAGTGTTGAGGTTACAAACTAGTTTGCTAGTCAGGTCATGTGGCACACGAAGACATGCTAAGTTCGTGTTGCACgtacaaaaaatacaagaacAGAAGAAGATTATAGTCATAAACATAGGATTATAAAAATTATTACTAAAAgatataataaaagaaaaaatacaatttaataaaatgttaaaaaccaCAAAATAGTAGATTAAAAATCAAACTCAAGATAATtacaaaaaggcagaaaataaacATGACGTAAGTacacaattactggaaaaaacaaaaaccctcaAAACAGGCCTGCATGCTCAGTGAGCACCATAATTGCTGCTTTTTGCATTTCATCATTTCATATTTACGGCCTACAAACTGAAAGTCCGTTTTTAAGCCACAACCCTCATCCCACCTTGTGCGGCTCCATGGTAGTGATTACGGTGGCGTCGATGAAAGGCTTGGGCCTCTTGGCCGTGTCCTCGATGAGCGACTGCCATTGGCGGGGCAGGCCCACGAACTTCTGCTCCTGTTCATCAAAGTCGGTGTGCACACGGTGCTCGAAGTTGGATGGCGCCGAGATCTGGATGCgtgacttcttcttcttggtgAACATGGCGGCGGCCGGGGCGGCAAACTGCCGAGCATCAGAGCTGCGGGGAGAGAACCATGACGTCAAGGTGTGTAAATCTTTCTGCCGCAGGAGAACAACATCAGATGAATGTGTCACGCAGATGTTCAGCACATGCAGTGAAGATGAAGCACCTGCCAAATAGACTTTTTCGACTTTGGATTTATAAACAAATGTTATTCCCAAAAGAGATCCATCATTCTGGAAAATAAAATGGTTCCGTTCACAACTCCATGACAGCAGAACCCGAGGACAACAGCAAGAAGTCCATGAATGTGAAGGCGAGGACCATAAAGAAGAACACAATAGAGGCTAGGACAGTGAAAGAGAGGACCATGGAAGGAGTGGAACATGCAAGTTCAAACAATGGAGGGCAGATTCATGAAGGTCAGGACGTTAGGGAGAAGTGAAATCCAGTCCCGGATCACAAAGGAGGGGAACAGATGGGATATGATCATGAAGGTAAGGGTCATGAGGGTCATGGAGGTTCGGACCTAGACAGAGAGGAACAGGTAGGCTAAAAGTTCTTAACACTTGGACTATAAAAGCGAAGCTCATTGAGAGTCAGGAACCCGTGTGGTCAGGGCCACATGAACTCGGTTTATGAAGAGGGGCAGTAAACTCAATTCTCAGACCAAGGAGGCAGATGGAGACAGTTCATAACATTAACAAAACTAACCGGTAGGCTCGGACCATGAAAAGGAGATCCAAGAACGTGAGGACAGTAGAAGGAGTGACCTAGCAATGgtgaccagtcagccactgaGTCATACAGTGACAACATTTGAGGTTAGCAGCAAATTGATGACATAAAGCGTAAAGACCGTACTTAACCACAGGACTTCTTTAACTAATAATTGAGTCTAAAACATACCATTAGAGTTGGCAGCTCACAGTGAAAGTGTGCGGCAGCTCTGCTCTTACATGCCTCTCTGCTCAGCTAATGAGTTTGTCGACTGCTCACACGCAGGTGACAAACCTCCCTCGTTACTGCATCGTCCGCCCAGCGACCTCCATTCACCGTGAAGGCCGTTTATGGCCGGGGATACTTTCCAGACACACCCTCGGTAGGGAAACATCAGGACACCAAattaactggttgccagcaaatACCACGGCAGAAATAGACAAACATTCATAAACCGGAGTAGGTATGACGTTTGTTTTTCTAGACAAaggtttttttccaataaagagAAAAGTCTCTTACTTTGCCCTTAGCCATTCAGCTGTTTTTAGACACTCCACAAAACAAAGTGGTGACAGCTCTGACGAAGGCTCGAGTGACAGCCAAAACTGTCGGCAAGGTAAGAGAATTTTCTCTTTCCTGGAAAAGGTTTTGTTTGGGGAAGAAAGTTcaaacctatttaaaaaaaaaaaaaaaaaaagaagacagaaTGAACGCCATAAACGAAGAGTACCCGATAAACGCTATGCAAGCATGGGAAGAATAACTGCTATTTTAACAACATTACATTAACAACTGTTCTGTAGGAACGACTCTTACTGGAACTTAGGAGGGGACAAGCATGGGCTGGTTAACGGTTTCAAGTAGGTAGTTTGTGTACTTAACTTTCCCTTTGTAGAGGAAGGACAGCTTCCAAAACTACCTGTATAATTagcaaaatactgtaaatgcttCGACTTGCTTCCTAGGCAGATAACCCGGCTAACTAGGACGGCTATCATTATCTCATTTGATGAACGATTGCGGGACAACGCTGTACTCCTCATTACCCAGAATCCCCCCTCGGCGACCACCACAGATGCCACAACTCTCGCTCTCCCAAGCGCATGTTCGCCTGGCCGAGCAGTGAGAAAGGATGTCGAAAATCATCTGAGGAGCACGCTGACCTCATTCCACTTctatacatggatggatggatccacAAAACAACAGAAGCCCACATACTCACTGTGTTCTTACCGCAACATACTGGGGGGAAAATGCAGCATGTGTTGGACTGAGTGTGCAGTACATTTGCAATTGCAAAGTATTCACACTTTAGTTTCAAGAATGGATTCAATATTTAAGACGATCTTAACATAAGGAAAGTGAGGTGCTGTGAATAATATATGTTCCAGATGTAACGTACTTGCGAATGATCTAACAATTAGTACATGAGCTCCCTTCATTAGACTGAAGTTCGAGTGGTAAAACATTTGTCACGTTTCCTTGCTGGCAGCGAATGATTTGCAGttggaggcattttttttcatagttcgTCTGGATGCCAGAATTGCACTCGCCTCAGCTGATAATGCCGACGTAAACAAGCCATCGCACTTGTCCTTGCTCAAACGCACTCGAGGACAAAGCCGCGACTTGACCTTCAAGACCAGACAGTCACTTGATGAAATCATGCTAGTAAATGcagaaaatgtgatgaccgcTGCACGAAATGCAGAAATAAAATCAGCTAGACAAATGTGAGTTCACAGGGTTCCAGTAAAATcaaatttcaacaaaaaaaaaaaaggatattaagTTATTTTCTGTGAAGAGTCCACGGATTTGTGGCTTGCAACTGTTTTATGCCATCGTTATCATTTCTACCATTTGACAGAAACAACTGATGTCAGTCACGCTAAAGACAGCTGCAGTGTAAACACAAGCTCACAGTTACAAACTACTGACTGAGCTTGCATTTCTAACAtaggaatcttttttttctcgttcGGCTACTCCAAACTTCAAAATGGGAGCAACAAAAGGAAGAAGGACTGACTAAATGCTTCAAAACGCGTTTAAAAGCCCCTAATGCAGGAGGCTTTTTACTCTTTCAAATATGGAGAAGCAGGTAAAGGCAATGTAAACACACCCGAGGGCAGGAAGTCCAAACTACTCCCCTTGGTTAAATATCAGCAAGGACAATACTTCGGCAACTTGTCCACTACAGTGGCGCTTTTTTGACCATCTCCTTTAACTAAGAAGGTAAAATAAGAAAGTTGTCAATATGATGCAGTACAGCTGTACAAGCACAAAAATGTTAATATGATCATTTTCATACAGCAGTTGGATATT
This genomic stretch from Festucalex cinctus isolate MCC-2025b chromosome 13, RoL_Fcin_1.0, whole genome shotgun sequence harbors:
- the pak4 gene encoding serine/threonine-protein kinase PAK 4 isoform X1, translated to MFTKKKKSRIQISAPSNFEHRVHTDFDEQEQKFVGLPRQWQSLIEDTAKRPKPFIDATVITTMEPHKTIVRGTKLGADGSLTWLLEEFDTMSVTRSNSLRRSSPPVHPRQENGEPYQRQPQQTDKERLGSDHPGIGDPRHNQRGSQREDGIHPRPQQQPRGQEPGRGHRDRPGSGPPPPPPHRDRPHRDQNQDQVVRRDPHGEHRPKSSYQVRDGSPQSPREKRPLSGPNMRTPNLPVTDGVMKTTQQTTRPFNTYPRAESDGGRGPTGPQVRPHESPSQNGPSVPLRGSSGSKPPVGHPHPHHTSSHPSLTAEAGRHPHTPHPNVPAPRPPGPSGLPPPPDARSPQREPQRVSHEQFRTALQMVVDPGDPRTYLDHYIKIGEGSTGIVCIATVKTTGKLVAVKKMDLRKQQRRELLFNEVVIMRDYHHENVVEMYNSYLVGDELWVVMEFLEGGALTDIVTHTRMNEEQIAAVCLSVLKALSVLHTQGVIHRDIKSDSILLTHDGRVKLSDFGFCAQVSKEVQRRKSLVGTPYWMAPELISRLPYGPEVDIWSLGIMVIEMVDGEPPYFNEPPLKAMKMIRDNLPPKLKNLHKVSPVLKGFLDRMLVREPSQRASAGELLKHSFLSKAGPPSCIVPLMRHNRVR
- the pak4 gene encoding serine/threonine-protein kinase PAK 4 isoform X2, with the protein product MFTKKKKSRIQISAPSNFEHRVHTDFDEQEQKFVGLPRQWQSLIEDTAKRPKPFIDATVITTMEPHKTIVRGTKLGADGSLTWLLEEFDTMSVTRSNSLRRSSPPVHPRQENGEPYQRQPQQTDKERLGSDHPGIGDPRHNQRGSQREDGIHPRPQQQPRGQEPGRGHRDRPGSGPPPPPPHRDRPHRDQNQDQVVRRDPHGEHRPKSSYQVRDGSPQSPREKRPLSGPNMRTPNLPVTDGVMKTTQQTTRPFNTYPRAESDGGRGPTGPVRPHESPSQNGPSVPLRGSSGSKPPVGHPHPHHTSSHPSLTAEAGRHPHTPHPNVPAPRPPGPSGLPPPPDARSPQREPQRVSHEQFRTALQMVVDPGDPRTYLDHYIKIGEGSTGIVCIATVKTTGKLVAVKKMDLRKQQRRELLFNEVVIMRDYHHENVVEMYNSYLVGDELWVVMEFLEGGALTDIVTHTRMNEEQIAAVCLSVLKALSVLHTQGVIHRDIKSDSILLTHDGRVKLSDFGFCAQVSKEVQRRKSLVGTPYWMAPELISRLPYGPEVDIWSLGIMVIEMVDGEPPYFNEPPLKAMKMIRDNLPPKLKNLHKVSPVLKGFLDRMLVREPSQRASAGELLKHSFLSKAGPPSCIVPLMRHNRVR